aatttgggatttcaAGGCTTCAGGAAACAGTGGCAGGTATGCCATAGCCTTATGGAGCCATattgtttgcttttctgttgttgtgtctgcttttttatgttttaaaacaagtctccatctgcttcagctgtttaggaaaATAccgcaacactgttttgctgtaaggctgcagaaatgttttgtaaatcaTGCACTTTGATTCAACTTTCCATCTGAGAGGTAGTAGCAGCTGAGTAGTTAATGGCTGATTGttattttttgggtgaactttttcCTTTAATACCTCTGCGTATTGAATGTATTTGTGTTCTTCTCTCACTATTGTAGTAAACTATGAGACTATTAGACTTACAGTGACACGTGTCTGACTGCTGCCCTCCAGGTTGTGAACCTGCAGCACAGCGAGGTGCAAGACAGAGTCATGCTGACCGGCAGACACATGGTGCGGGACGTCAGCTGCAAGAACTGCAACAGCAAGCTGGGCTGGATGTACGAGTTCGCCACTGAGGAAAGCCAGCGCTACAAGGAGGGCCGTGTCATCCTGGAGAGGGCGCTGGTGAGGGAGAGCGAAGGGTTCGAGCATGTTCCCTCTGACAAC
This region of Acanthopagrus latus isolate v.2019 chromosome 22, fAcaLat1.1, whole genome shotgun sequence genomic DNA includes:
- the LOC119012373 gene encoding protein yippee-like 5 isoform X2 is translated as MGRIFLDHIGGTRLFSCANCDTILTNRAELISTRFTGATGRAFLFNKVVNLQHSEVQDRVMLTGRHMVRDVSCKNCNSKLGWMYEFATEESQRYKEGRVILERALVRESEGFEHVPSDNS
- the LOC119012373 gene encoding protein yippee-like 5 isoform X1 is translated as MNPCLKQGFYLLIDTMGRIFLDHIGGTRLFSCANCDTILTNRAELISTRFTGATGRAFLFNKVVNLQHSEVQDRVMLTGRHMVRDVSCKNCNSKLGWMYEFATEESQRYKEGRVILERALVRESEGFEHVPSDNS